A portion of the Leptidea sinapis chromosome 27, ilLepSina1.1, whole genome shotgun sequence genome contains these proteins:
- the LOC126972700 gene encoding uncharacterized protein LOC126972700, which produces MGFVPNAQLIFRSQSKSADYHDEMNKVNFNKWLREKLIPNLPPQSIVVMDNASYHTVQVDKAPTMSSTKSEMQSWITSKGLSYLPTMLKAQLYEIIKEHKQLPVYEADVMLEENGHKVLRLPPYHCDLNPIELIWSVLKRRVAETNVGQEANKIVQITEEAFATITAEEWNKECEHVIKIEDQYYGDGPVDNR; this is translated from the coding sequence ATGGGATTTGTACCCAATGCTCAGCTAATTTTTAGATCTCAATCAAAATCAGCTGATTATCATGATGAAATGAATAAAGTTAACTTTAATAAATGGCTTAGGGAAAAATTGATACCAAATCTACCTCCGCAATCAATTGTTGTCATGGATAATGCCTCCTATCATACTGTTCAAGTTGATAAGGCACCAACAATGTCAAGCACTAAGTCCGAAATGCAGTCCTGGATCACAAGTAAAGGACTTTCGTATTTGCCGACGATGTTGAAAGCGCAGctgtatgaaataattaaagaacATAAACAACTACCTGTATATGAAGCAGATGTAATGTTAGAAGAGAATGGCCATAAAGTATTAAGACTTCCGCCTTATCATTGTGATTTAAATCCAATTGAGCTTATATGGAGTGTGTTAAAAAGACGAGTTGCTGAAACAAACGTTGGCCAAGAAGCTAATAAAATAGTGCAAATTACTGAGGAAGCATTTGCAACTATTACTGCAGAGGAATGGAACAAAGAATGCGAGCACGTCATAAAAATAGAAGACCAATACTACGGCGACGGCCCAGTCGATAATAGATAG